The Porites lutea chromosome 9, jaPorLute2.1, whole genome shotgun sequence sequence GAAATGTACGAAAGAATACCCGTGGAAAATGCCAAAACCTGCGCGCTCACTTGACAGTAGCCCTGACCACTGGTAAAAAGGTTCTTGGACCCAGGCCAGAGTTAGTTAAAATAGACCAGTTTCGAAAGATTAGAAAATCATGCATAGGCGGTAGCTTCGAAGGTGAGGGTAATACAACAGTGGAAATGAATTATCAATCTCGGTATCTTAATGCAATTGCAGTCTCTTTGGATTTTGTACCCCTCAGGCTTGGAGCCaagaatttaaatttaaatcaatTATTCAAATGTCACTTCAAATAATTCTAAAAGCTATTGGTTTCAGTAATTCAAAACTGGCCCATTAGCGTCTTTTGCTAAAACGTCTCACAATAGAGAAGAGAGGTGTGATGTCAGAATaattcaaatttgtgaaattatgggattggtttagcatattcagaaaaaaaaaataggaaaatagcCTTCCCCGCCAAAAATCAGCTGGTTAGTGCAACATGGTAAGGAGAAGTAAGCACCAATTTGACCTGATGACTCTCTACAAATCCTTCTTAAATTGGCTTGGATCGTAACGTCAACGACACAAGCTTATTTTAGAGGTATTAATATGGAGTCATTCGAGCAAAACGTGGCTTATATCTCCTCATCACTTTGCCCCAAAAGGCTGATTTTTAGCATGCAATGAACATTTTTATCTTGGTCTTTCTGGATATTCcaaccaatcccataatttcacaaattttagcctgggaccaggctcatCAGTGGAGGAAAGcgcaaaagataaaaaaagggGACCGTGAAAACAGCAGAAAGCCAGCCGAGCGCTCGTTCGCCACTATTTTTTCGCTCTctcgatttttctttttcacctttttctcccacttcggagcctggtcccagggtACATGAATTTAGATTTTTGTAGCGTCATCACGTCTTTTCTCTGTATTAGAGAGCTTTATTTTGATGAACTGTTGTCATCTTTTCAGAACAGCTAAAAAGGCCTCATGAGGAACATCCACTCTTCCTATTCTCTTCATTCgcttctttccttctttctgcTTTTGTAAAAGCTTCATTTTCCTCGTTATGTCACCGCCATACtgcaaataataaataatcaacttaaataattataataataaccaATCGTGAGAATGTAAtttcccctccctccctcaAGTACAGGTGACGCGTCCCACTGAGTGGTGATTTGGAGGATTTAAGATTGAGATGTGCAATCGGCGCGTGCgtaatacagtcaaacttgCGTATAAGCGGTCTTCCTTCACACAAGCTGATCGATCACTTATACAGGTTGACAGTTCGATAGAAGTTCAAAAAATCATTAACTTGTTGGAACGGTTAGTAATTTACCTCTTAATTAGAGGGTGACCGTTGACTACAGTTTGAATAAGTATCTAGAAAAATGTAACAACAATAGGCGTTTCCCTTATATGAAACATCTTGTCAGGAAAGACTTAACAACTATTCTAAAAAGCAACCACAGAATATCTGGCAACAAAACCAacctaacaaacaaacaaaaacgaaaatcgTGTGAGTGACACACACACACGAACACAAATTCAAAAAACacatactaaaaaaaaaaaaaaataactacaagATTTGAATAAGAAGCGATTGCAATAAACATTTGGATAAAAAATACTGCGCTAAAATGTTTCTCATattaataaaagttaaaaacgacgacgtttcgacgttcaacaaacgtcattatcaagtcaaaaaaTAAGTGTCTGTTGCAGAGTATAAAGTGGTACAAAGTGGTCAACGAGATAAAACTTACGCATTTTGCAGTGACGTCTTTTCTGAGTGCTTTTATCCTAGAAAGAGAAGATTACAAATTGTTAAGAAATAGAAGGAGGAAAAAGATCAAAGCAAACAAGAAAGCTACAACCGATCTACTCAGCCTGACTGGAAAGTAAAGGAAAATTCGATTGTTAttaaaatcagttttttttctttttcgaccAGGTAACCACTTTAGCCGGATTCACCAGAAACGTTGTCGACCATACATTCTGTAgatttattaaaatttctttaattacttGACAGATCTACAGCTACAACTTGATTTGCTCGATCATGTCCTACTGCATGTAGGATTTCGTCGATCGGGGGAAAATTTTAGTCGGACATTGTTAGCCTATACACTACAGGCGTTTTTTATAGGTGtgcgagtttttttttcctcgcgTAATCGCCATGTTGAACCCGCCACTCTCTTCTCTCCGGCTCAATCTAGCCTACGTCCGTCGCAGACGACAGTCTTAATCCCTGATACcagctgcaacgcaggctacccCCAACCTTCCTGTCATAAAATTGAAGATAGCGGCTACAGTGTTGTGAACATAAACAAGGAGCTTTCGCTCGCCCTTAAATAAGGCATACATTGCAGGCTAGGCCATGCATTGTTCGCTGACCGACTATACCTTGCAGCTCTAGAAAAAGGCTCGACATGACGCACAATGTGTTGTGCCATGACGTTAAAGGAAGACGCTAcgtattatttcattttatttattagtttcgccaaaaaacaaacaaacaaacaaacagacaaacataAAGAACGTTggcagggacaccgcaacagctgtGGCCAATTACAGCGGGCCCGGGCCCGTATTCAAATGTACAATTCTTACGTTTCTCTTGCTGTTATTTTTCCTCTGATAGAAGCTTGGATAACCACTTCAAATAGCTGCctaaagtggaaaaaaaaatcaaaataccaaagAACATTGAAAAGCGCTGGACGAAGCCTTAGTTTCTCTCTTTCTCAACTCTTTGTATCAGACGATAGCAGGGACTTGCTTTTAAATTCGACTGCACAGTGTATGGGGCTGAGGGAGGCTAGCCCTAGCGATCTATTTCTGACacatttcttcttcttgtttgcCACGTGTTAACAAGGCATGAAAAGTCACACCTCCCCTctcttttttactttgtttaatGGCTTGAACAGGCCGTACGCAGGGTAATAAAAGGTGGGATCCATCTCCAAAACTAAAATATTGTGGTTGCTGCTTGGTTAGAAAATCCGTGTTACTCTCGATTGGAATTAAAATGGAAAATCACAACAACACACTTGTGAGTTGCTGTGCTGTACCTTGGAATAACGTCTTTAAGTTTGGCGCACAGCGTCCGTCCTGACTGCACGGCTTTGTCTACATGTACTATACAGCTTAACGCGTCAACTGCATTTCCGTTTATCAGAATATCCATCTGTTAAAAAAGATATAACAAAATCAATTATAATGATATAAAGAATTTCGCTGCTCTTGATCAGCAGTCTATAGATAGCTTTCATAAGTAGTACACTTCAGAAAAGACGCGGCTTTCCTCCGTGAGCAGATCACTATTTAATATTTGGCAGCAAAACCTACCCTCACTATTTTAGTTTCTCTGTAGCCTTCATCTTCATAGTCAAAGCTGAAACGAAAATGGCAACCTGAGAATCAACCATATTTCAACTACTGAAAAATATGTGGATCACGGTTGGCAGTAAAGCCTCGAAGCGCGCCGTAGGGCTGTCAGCCACCAATCCCTGAtgtaaaaagatttttaaaacacGGTCGCGTGGACGTTGAAAGGTGTCAGATCCTGTTCAGGATCTGGCATGTTACTAGACCAATCTCAAAGTCAACACTACCTCAGAAATACCCTAGCATTTAAAAGCTGTTACACAGCATTAATCCTTCCTCGCCCTGTCCCAGGGTGGAACAATCTGCCTCTTTATGTTCAAAACGCTTCTTCTCATGACTGCTTTAAGTCCTCCAAGTGTACATATATCCCATGTTTTGCACACTGGAGGTTTAACTCAGTTTTAGAAAACAAACCTTGCATATCCAGAAGACTGAGATTTGAGTTCGTCGTAAAAGTCAACGATGATTTCGCTGAGCGGTAACAGGTACTTCAGCATAACACGAGACTCGTCTATATACAGCACCTCTTGCTGCTCACCACGCCTACTCTGAAACAAACAAGTGACAAGAAAGAAAGGAGAAGCAACATGGAAGCCGTTCTTAACCAAAAAGATGACTTGTATATagcaggaaaaaataaagggaaaaaatctaGGGCCTTGATGCGCACTTTGATTattacaaaaagcgaagatgCTCAAGAAATGGCTCTTTTTTTCATGCATGGACCGTTGGTTGTGCCCTTCCTTGTACATACACCGCCGAGGAGATTAAGTACAAGGATTGAAGAGGAGGCCGGCGATGCATTTCGGACGGGGAAGGGATGTGGTCCACATTACTGTCGCGGTCAGCATGTGTTGCTTGTTGCCAAGCTCAGTGGACCCTAACACGGCACATGCGCGGTAAATACATACAGTGTATAGACAGACTCCTCATTCGCGAAgtcttcactttttaagcgtgTGTGCAAGTCACCTTCCTCGTGTTGAGTCGACACCTTCTTGCAGGATATAGAACTAATTTCGCGCAAGCTTGCGTGGCTGCCTATTCATCTATACTAACCTCACAAAGCGTAAGCATTTTTCCCATACATTCCTCAGGGAACACTATCGTGCCCAGTACATATGGCTCCTTGTACAGTTTCACTTTCGAGTTATCAGGGAGCTGTAAATGCAAGTTTTAAGTTGTACTATACTTTAGTCCACTAATTTTTGTCAACAGCAgcctttttttagtttattatttCGTCAAATCTATTTGAGTTCCACAATGACTTTcgaaaccagaaaaaaaaaaatgcacaaaataaGCAGCTAAAAAGCCATTTACCTCTAATGGGTTTAGAACCTCTACTTCTCTTTCCTCGTTGCCTGCTAAAATTGCTGTCAAAAGAGAAacgcaaagttaaaaaaaaaactcccgcGGCTCTGAGTAAGCAAATTTTCGCAGTCTATCCAGTTCATAGCTACAAGCACCTTTGTAAGGAACGTTTGGAGATGTAACAATAACAGAGGCATCGTATTCctgaaagcaaagaaagcacACATGTGATACTAAAGGATTCattttacaaagagaaataCGTTCTCTAGTACAGTACAGTTTAAATTACAAGTAGAAATAGAACATACCTGCTCAAGTCTTTGTTTGAAGACGTCCATATGCAGCAAGCCAAGAAAACCAACCCGCCATCCCTGTCCTAGTGCAAGgctaaaataattaaaacattttgttcTGGTGAGCTTACCTTAGCTGAGGACTGTGCAGTACCCACTTTCTTTCAGTTAGTGGAGTGAAACGCGCGGTAGAAGATAATGGCCACGCGTGTGACCTAGGGCGGAAGACATGTGAGGCGCGCGTGCGCAACCCCATTTACTAGATTTCACAGTTCTTGGCAGGGTAATCGCAACAGCGTGAAACCAGTTACTGCGGGCCCGTgatactcccccccccccccaccccccgatGAAAGATTGACCACTCCACCAGGGTCTTCACCGCTCTTGACCGGGGTAAGGACATTGTAACTTCTTGTCTtacataaataatttaaatactCCGTATAATAACTATATCGCCAAATGGAATGTGATTTTTGTGATCCTACAGATATTTTAACAAATACTTACAGAGGCAATGTTCGTTATTCGTAATTAACTACGCTACTGGATATCTATAATAATTTAACTCCATATCCATACCAGCAATCAGGGTGCACAGAAACACTAGCATCATTAAGTGTGAGCTTCTCGATAGCGGATCTTAAGTACATATGTTCTGATTGATCCACGGGGTAAACTCCAGCAAATACCTATCAGTGAATAAAACACaaagatataaaaaataatagtaatcgACAGAGCTGTAAAATTAACTCCGACACTCTGTTATAATGAGTGCCCCGACAACAGATCAAACAATTGGAGGAAATGTTAAAAAGAAGTCATGCACCACAGAAAGAGGAAAATAGAACTGATGAGAAAATCCTCGTCTTGAAACAATAATTAAAATCGCCCACAATACAAAAATTTGTAACATTCACTattagtttttgaaattacTGTTCGCATTTGAGTCTGTCCTTGCAGCTATTAACCTGActgttattgttttctattaTTCCATCTGtttgttgatttctttttcttgtatgTTTTATTTGACTGTTCATCTTACCACAGCCGCCCCTTACAGGCCGCATTCAGATGGAAACGCGTTACGTGAgtaagggtggcgcagtggtgagagcactcaccTCCCATCAACATCACCCATGTTAAAATCCCGGCGAGGAAGCAATATATGAGTAAcgtttgttgtttgttctctCCTTTACTGCGAAAGGTTTTTCTCCGAGTACTCCGCTCCGGGTACTCCGCTCTGGATACTCCGGTCTTGCCCTCTTCTCAAAAACTACCACCATTTCGAAATTCCAATTCATCCAGGAATCATCAGTTGGAGGAAGAACCACTTAGTGGATGTACCAcctctaaatcattatttaGAATACTTActgttattaattattttatttatttatatagcgtaCACGGCTACTCTCCATTTTTTTCCCGCACTTtactatctgaacacctggaaaAAGGCTAATCTTACCATGGGCCTCGTTGGTTTAAACCCCTCCAGGGGAGGCACGGGAGCTTGCGGATGGAAAAACGTGTCACCAATCTGTGCGTCTTTACTATTCCTTATCCCACAAGCTACAAAGCCAACTTGGCCAGCAAAACTGTTGAGCAAAATATGGCATATTACCAATGTGAATATATTTTGAATATTCTATCCAAATATGTGATCTGCTGTTTTATAAATCTTACAGTGCACCAGTAGAGACTTCTCCCGGATACATTATTCCGACGTCCATAACTTCATAACTCTGCTGAGTGTAAGCAGACATAATGTCATCTCCTGAAATCATCACAAAAGTAAAGGTTACTAGTAATAAAACAATTCaggatataaaaacaaaaaaagtgaaaaataaaataaataaaacaaaaacaaaaaacaaatgctAGTAAATGCAATGGTTATTATGATGATAGATAAGATAAGTTGTACAGATAAGTGTCATTAGACTGAGGTTGATGATCGGCATTGCACAGATGAATGTATCTCAAATCAAACTGATCCCCACCTTTTTTAAGTGATCCATCCAGAATTGCAACAAGACAGATTACTCCTCGATACTGATCATACCATGAGTCAAAAAGAAGAGCTTTTAATGGTGCGGTTGAATCACCCTGAGGGCTAAAAATTCACACAATATCAGTTGACAACCAATAAGATTAAAATGATGAGCAACAATAAAGGGGCAGTCTTTCTTGAAAAGTTAACAGAAGTGTTTGGATCAGAAGAACGTTCTTTACCTTTTAAGTCCAAAAAGTAACCAACATCAGTTTTCTTAGAACAATTCAGTCAATACACAATGTAAAGCATTAAGAGAATCAAGAACCTGGTTAGATTTTACCAtctatggagatcagtttggagaatttgtattttgaTATTGGGGCTTATTGGTCAAACAGTCACCTGATCTCACTAAAAGTTGCCTTAACAGTATGGCATGAAAAGTATTAATAAACAAGTGTCTTTGGTTATGGGTAGGGAGAAAGTGGACTGAAACAAGCTGTAAAAACATACAATTTTTTCGGTTAAATATTTAAAGATCCAAAAGAACTATGTAAGTTATATTGTTTTTACAAACCAAAATAGCCCACGTTTTCCTCAGCCTATCTTGAGTGAATTTGCTGCTTGAAAATTGCTGCTTTTGTGTAACCAACACCACTCCACCAACatttaagaaaaatgtacagAGACTGCTGACACGAGTCTAATTGAACTGTACAACGAGCATGTTAACTTACCAAGGAAGATCTTCAACAATAGTCTCAAGGATGCTTGCTATTCCAGTGCCTGTTTTTGCTGAGATCTGCAATGATTGGCCATAAATTCCCATGTCAGAATGTCAAACGAATcaagaaaattatacaaaatgaatgtacatgtattagcactctaattattaataaatatatatttagaACGGTACAgtattttttccctttcctttggTAAGGTTTAGCACAAT is a genomic window containing:
- the LOC140947549 gene encoding translation factor GUF1 homolog, mitochondrial-like, yielding MLIQFFRQKRGATRQIFRRSPLLSCPVKFYTGENGFLDKTRKGYSLPSRVSQHNTRSPNSFSFTHHFWRTYSLSTNHGMSRKDTIDMSQFPVSKIKNFSIIAHIDHGKSTLADRLLEMTGTISRNSDNKQVLDKLQVERERGITVKAQTASLFYNYKGETYLLNLIDTPGHVDFSYEVSRSLAACQGVILLVDSSQGVQAQTVSNFFLAFDKDLHIIPVLNKIDLKSADPDSVSKQMKKLFDITQDEVLKISAKTGTGIASILETIVEDLPCPQGDSTAPLKALLFDSWYDQYRGVICLVAILDGSLKKGDDIMSAYTQQSYEVMDVGIMYPGEVSTGALFAGQVGFVACGIRNSKDAQIGDTFFHPQAPVPPLEGFKPTRPMVFAGVYPVDQSEHMYLRSAIEKLTLNDASVSVHPDCCLALGQGWRVGFLGLLHMDVFKQRLEQEYDASVIVTSPNVPYKAILAGNEEREVEVLNPLELPDNSKVKLYKEPYVLGTIVFPEECMGKMLTLCESRRGEQQEVLYIDESRVMLKYLLPLSEIIVDFYDELKSQSSGYASFDYEDEGYRETKIVRMDILINGNAVDALSCIVHVDKAVQSGRTLCAKLKDVIPRQLFEVVIQASIRGKITARETIKALRKDVTAKCYGGDITRKMKLLQKQKEGKKRMKRIGRVDVPHEAFLAVLKR